TGCTTTTGAGCGCATCACCCATGCCCTAATAAGCCGGTACCTGGCATGGCATCGGCTTATTAGGGCATGGGGTTAGTTAGGTGCTGCAGTCGCAGATTTCGAATATCTCTTGCGCGTATGTCAGAGCATTACGGTGGTTTGCTGGGTGTCTATTGCGGGCTATGGTGCCATCAGGGTGTCGAAACCATACTGTTCCAGTCTTTGGATCAGTGACTACTCTGCCGTGTTGAATGTGATCAGGGTCGTCATCATTGCGTAGGTTGTGGTAACGGCATAGTGGGCATAGGTTGTCGTTTGTGGTTTCTCCGCCTCGTGAGTACGCGGTGATGTGGTGGATGTTGCAACGGACCGCTGGGATTGTGCAGTGCGGGTTTTGGCAAACGAGGTGGCTGACTACGCTGATAAGGCGGTCGTCGGCGTCGGCGAGGCGTTTGACTTCGAATACTTTTTGAGGCCTGGGATGACCGTTTTTATCCCGGTAGATGGCGACCGCGAAGCCGTATTCGTTGAGGGTTTCTGATACACGTTCGTGGATGTTTACGATGCTTCCATTGCTGTCGGTGATTGTGCCGTCGATGTTTTCTTGGATGCCGAACAGCGGAATGAGGTAACACGGTCGTTGTCTTAGGTCGCGTGGGTTGTCGGGGTTTTCGCCGGGGCCGAGTTCTTCTAGCGTGGTGATGTCGTAGTGTCCGAGGGCGCGTTCGATGAGGGCTTTGGCGTGTCCTTCCGCTTCGTCTACGGCTTGCTTTTCGACGACCAACCGCCGCGCTTGCGGTGTGAGGGATTCTTGAAGTCGAGTGGCGGTCTCGGTTGGTATTTTTGCGATGAGGTATTTCATACCGTCATCATCTGCAATGGAGCTGTACCGCAGCCATGATTTACGTGGTCGGCAGTGTCCGTCGTTAAGCTGTTTTATTTCGGCATTGATTTGCTGTTTGAGCTCGGCGCAGGTTTTCCCACAGGCGTCGTGCATGAGGGTTTCACGGTAGTTTCGAGGATCGACATCCGGATTGGATAGCCGCTTCGTGGTGGAGGAGATCGTGTGGAGTTTGGCGAAACTGAGCTTGAGCTCTTCTGCGAGTCGGAGTTCGTCCTCATCAAAAACTTTCGCGACGGCAATCCTCAGACTGGCCTCAGTGATTGTGATGTCTAATTTTGCGGCTAGTTCGGTTTTATCAAGACCCGCCGATTTGATTTCTCGCAGCATTGCGGCGGCGAGTGGCGCCATGGCTGCGAGCTTATCGAGAATCGGAGTGGTGGTCATAGCTTCAACGCTATGCCCCATGAACTGGTGTTTTCAAGTGTTGCTGGGAAGTTTAATCGGAAATTTTTACAGTTCAAAGACTGTGTTCGATTTTTCCGTTTTTTGGAACCAACCGGGTGTTTCGGTGAGTCCTATATTAGATGGGGTTAGCGCCAACTCGGCAGCCACATAAGAGATTCATAAACGGAATCCGGGACGGGGTAGCCGTAAAGAATCGGGGAGAAATACACAAACATCGCCAAAACGAGACCAAGATAGGTGGTTACAGCCACAGAACCTGTGTGGATTGGGGCGGGCAGGAGTCGAGGGTGAATCAGTCGGCCACGTCCGAGCAAGGTTCCTAGTACGTAGGCGATCATAATGATCGTGAACGGAACCAGCGGGGTAGCGTAGAAGAAATACATTTGACGGTCATACCCGATCAACCACGGAAGAAAACCAGCGGCAAACGCTATTAGGGGAATCGACATCCGAATATTTTTGGTGGCAATGACCTGCCAGGTGGTCCAGACGAGAACCGGAACGGTAAGCCACCAGATTGCTGGGGTACCAAAGAGATAGATCATGCGTCGACAAGTTCCGGCGTAGCATTCGATGTCGGTGGCGGAGAAATAGAGGATAGGGCGGCCTGCTACTAGCCAAGTCCAAGGTTTAGAATCCCACGGGTGAACGTGGCCTGCTGATGTGGTGAGCGAGGCATGGAATTCTAATACGGATTGATGATAGTAAAGCCAGCTTGCCAAAGTGTCGGGCAGCTTGTTTAACCACGAATCAGCAGTGATAGTGCCATCCGTTGCGGCGTGGCGATATACCGCAGTTTCGGAGCTAAACCATGCGCGCCAGCTCCAGGCATACACGGCAATAGGAACTAAAACGATTGATGCGAAAGCTGCGGCCGCATCGCGGACGAGCATTCCCCTAATAGGGCGGTGGATTTTGTATTTGCGGCGCAGGTAGACGTCGAAAAGCACACTCATTACACCAAAGAACGCCATGTAGTAGAGCCCTGACCACTTGACGGATAATGCTAAACCTAGGTTTATCCCGGCGGCGAAGCGCCACCAGCGGAAGCCGAAACGAGGTCCATACGCGCTGGTGCCGAGGCGACCGGCTACCCATGCGGCGTGGAGTCGGTGGTGAAGTTGATTGAAGTCCCTAATAAGGCAGTAGGCCGCAGCAACTATGAAGAATGTTTGGAAAATATCCAGCATTCCGTAGCGAGATGCGATGAGCAGGACGCCGTCGAAAAGCCCTAATAAGCCAGCAAAGGTTGCCACCGTGGTGGAGCCGGTGATTTGCCGGGCCACCCCCATAATGAGCAGGATCGTGGCGGAACCAAAGAGTGCGGCCATGAATCGCCAGCCGAGCGGAGTATATCCGAATACTAGCTCGCCGATTGCTTCTATTTGTTTGGCTAGTGGTGGGTGTACGACGAGGCCGTAGCCGGGGTTGGATTCTATTCCACCTATTAGAGGATTGATCCAGCTTTGTACCATGTCCCAGGCTTGGGGGACGTAATGTTTTTCGTCGAATATGGGGGTGCCTTGGGCGGTTGCGGAGTTGAGCCAGGCGAAGCGGGTAACAAGCGCCCATAAGCCTATGAGGGTGAAGGCGTGTGTATCGTGTTTGGTCCACCTGAGGGTTTTGGGGGTGGTGGGAACCGTAGGTTTGGTGAATGTCCCGGTGTATGTGGTGGAATGTGTCACTTGTGCCATTGTAGGGGGAGTGAGTCGTCTTTGTCGTTTCTCCAGAGTGATTACTCTAATAATTGTTACCTGTTTGTAATTCAGTTTTCTCATTTTCTGTATTTTGCGCCTATGACCTGCCGGTTATGTGTTATGTCGGTCGTGCTATTGGTGTCGATTGTGGCTGACATTAAGGTTTCAATAGGTTTTTCCTGTTGAATTTTGCTGGCTTCTCACGCACGGTGGATTTATGACCGAATCAATAAACTCACCGGATACACCTGTTTCGACTCAGGAGACTGAAGTGACTGCGACTCAGCAATTGGCTGAGATGTTGGAGTCACCGCCAGTCGAGGTTCCAGCGGAACCCGAGATCGTTTTCGAAGGCGAGGATTCTGAGGCGCGGATCGACTTCAAAGTGGTCATTCCGACTTTTGCTATTGTCATTGCCATTGTGGCGTGGGGATTGTTGGCGCCGGGTAGTTTCTCAGATTTTTCGGCAAGCGCATTGAGTTTTGTGATCGGTAATTTCGGTTGGGCGTTTGTTTTCTGTACGACCGTGTTTTTGGTTTTCGCTATCGTCATCGCGCTGAGTAATTTCGGCCAGATCAAGTTGGGGCGAAAAGATGAGGCGCCGGAGTTTTCGACAGTCAGCTGGATTGCGATGATGTTTGCGGCTGGTATGGGTATTGGTTTGATGTTCTATGGGGTCGCAGAGCCTCTTAACCACTATCGTTCCGGTGTGCCTGGGTATGGTTCGCAAGATGTGGGCAAGGCAATGAGTTCAACTTTGCTGCACTGGACGTTGCATCCGTGGGCAATCTATGGAATTTTCGGGCTCGCAATCGCATATTCAACGTTCCGGCTCGGTCGGCGCCAGTTATTAAGCTCGGCGTTTATTCCTCTCATCGGGGAGCGTGGGGCCAAGGGTTGGCCTGGTCGTATTATTGACATTTTGGCGATCATTGCCACCATTTTTGGTACTGCTTGTTCTTTAGGTGTTGGGGCGACGCAAATCAGTGCGGGGCTTCGGGCGGCTGGTATCGTCTCTGATCCTTCCATGGCGACCATTATCACGATCGTGTCGGTGCTCACTTTGTGTTATTTGTTGTCGGCGATGTCCGGTGTGGGTAAGGGCATCCAGTATGTTTCTAATGCCAATATGTTGCTGGCTGCTTTGCTTGCAATTTTCGTGTTTGTTTTGGGTCCAACTGTCACTATTTTGAATTTCATACCAGGGTCTCTTGGCGCGTATCTTTCTAATTTCTTTGAAATGATAGGTCGTACCGCCGAGTCTGCGGACGGTACTGCTGGTGACTGGTTGGGAAGTTGGACGATCTTCTATTGGGCCTGGTGGATTTCGTGGAGTCCGTTTGTTGGTATGTTTTTAGCGCGCATTTCTCGCGGCCGCACTATTAAGGAATTTCTGTTTGGTGTGATGTTGGTGCCATCGGCGGTGAGCGTGGTGTGGTTTGCTATTTTTGGTGGAACTGCGATTCACCTTGATCAGGCAGGTAAATCTATTTGGGGTGACGGGGTGGCTCAGGATCAGCTTTTCGCGCTGTTGCAAAACTTCCCTGGTGGCCAAGTTGTTGGGGTGCTCGCTGTACTTCTGTTGTCGACATTCTTTATCACTTCTGCGGATTCAGCTTCCACGGTGATGGGGTCTATGAGTCAAAGTGGTCAAACTGATGCGAATAAGTTTATTTCTGCAGGTTGGGGCATTATCGTTGCGCTGATCGGTATGACGATGCTTATTAGCGGTGGCGACGATGTCTTAAGTAATTTGCAAAACATCACCATCATTGCGGCTTCGCCGTTCCTTGTTGTTATCTTCGTCCTTATGTTCGCCATCGTTGGTGATTTGCGTAACGATGAAATTTATCTCGATTACCGTGAGCAGCAACGATTTGCGGCGAAATTGGCCCGGGAGCGGCGAATTCATTTGGATCATGAGCGGCGGCGACGGATCGAAGAGCGTCGAAAAGCGAAAAAACGGGTTAAGAACTAAGCTTTTCGACGCCACCGTGCCACACTATAACCATGCATGAATTAGAACCGTTGCCGGTGGGCATCATCATTGTGGCTACTCCGCTTGGCAATATTGCTGATGCTAGCCCCAGACTGGCTCATGCGCTGGCACAGGCAGATTTTATTGCGGCTGAAGATACTCGTCGCACCCGCAATTTGGCGCAGGCGCTAGGGGTTAGTATTCGGGGGCAAGTGCTGAGCAATTTTGATCACAATGAGCACGGCCGGGTAGCACAACTTATAGAACACGCTAGGCATGCCAGTGTTGCGGTTATCACCGATGCTGGCATGCCGGTTGTCTCTGATCCGGGTTTCCCGCTGGTGCAGGCTGCCCACGACGCGGGTATTCCCGTGACGTGTTTTCCTGGACCATCAGCTGTTCCCACCGCGATTGCGCTATCGGGGTTAGCGGTGGGGAAGTTCGCCTTTGATGGTTTTGCGCCGCGTAGGTCCGGGCCGCGACGGGCATGGTTGGAATCATTGAAAACTGAAGAGCGCGCGGTGTGTTTCTTCGAATCGCCACACCGTATCGCAGATACCCTAGCGGAAGCGGCTGACATTTTAGGCGCAGACCGTCAAGCAGCGGTGGCGCGGGAACTAACCAAGAAATTTGAAGAGGTAAAGCGCGGCACATTATCAGAACTTGCTGCGTGGGCGTCGGACGGGCTCAAAGGTGAGATCACCTGTGTAATCGCGGGGGTAGATCGCAC
The nucleotide sequence above comes from Corynebacterium mustelae. Encoded proteins:
- a CDS encoding BCCT family transporter, whose protein sequence is MTESINSPDTPVSTQETEVTATQQLAEMLESPPVEVPAEPEIVFEGEDSEARIDFKVVIPTFAIVIAIVAWGLLAPGSFSDFSASALSFVIGNFGWAFVFCTTVFLVFAIVIALSNFGQIKLGRKDEAPEFSTVSWIAMMFAAGMGIGLMFYGVAEPLNHYRSGVPGYGSQDVGKAMSSTLLHWTLHPWAIYGIFGLAIAYSTFRLGRRQLLSSAFIPLIGERGAKGWPGRIIDILAIIATIFGTACSLGVGATQISAGLRAAGIVSDPSMATIITIVSVLTLCYLLSAMSGVGKGIQYVSNANMLLAALLAIFVFVLGPTVTILNFIPGSLGAYLSNFFEMIGRTAESADGTAGDWLGSWTIFYWAWWISWSPFVGMFLARISRGRTIKEFLFGVMLVPSAVSVVWFAIFGGTAIHLDQAGKSIWGDGVAQDQLFALLQNFPGGQVVGVLAVLLLSTFFITSADSASTVMGSMSQSGQTDANKFISAGWGIIVALIGMTMLISGGDDVLSNLQNITIIAASPFLVVIFVLMFAIVGDLRNDEIYLDYREQQRFAAKLARERRIHLDHERRRRIEERRKAKKRVKN
- a CDS encoding dolichyl-phosphate-mannose--protein mannosyltransferase, with translation MAQVTHSTTYTGTFTKPTVPTTPKTLRWTKHDTHAFTLIGLWALVTRFAWLNSATAQGTPIFDEKHYVPQAWDMVQSWINPLIGGIESNPGYGLVVHPPLAKQIEAIGELVFGYTPLGWRFMAALFGSATILLIMGVARQITGSTTVATFAGLLGLFDGVLLIASRYGMLDIFQTFFIVAAAYCLIRDFNQLHHRLHAAWVAGRLGTSAYGPRFGFRWWRFAAGINLGLALSVKWSGLYYMAFFGVMSVLFDVYLRRKYKIHRPIRGMLVRDAAAAFASIVLVPIAVYAWSWRAWFSSETAVYRHAATDGTITADSWLNKLPDTLASWLYYHQSVLEFHASLTTSAGHVHPWDSKPWTWLVAGRPILYFSATDIECYAGTCRRMIYLFGTPAIWWLTVPVLVWTTWQVIATKNIRMSIPLIAFAAGFLPWLIGYDRQMYFFYATPLVPFTIIMIAYVLGTLLGRGRLIHPRLLPAPIHTGSVAVTTYLGLVLAMFVYFSPILYGYPVPDSVYESLMWLPSWR
- a CDS encoding HNH endonuclease; the protein is MTTTPILDKLAAMAPLAAAMLREIKSAGLDKTELAAKLDITITEASLRIAVAKVFDEDELRLAEELKLSFAKLHTISSTTKRLSNPDVDPRNYRETLMHDACGKTCAELKQQINAEIKQLNDGHCRPRKSWLRYSSIADDDGMKYLIAKIPTETATRLQESLTPQARRLVVEKQAVDEAEGHAKALIERALGHYDITTLEELGPGENPDNPRDLRQRPCYLIPLFGIQENIDGTITDSNGSIVNIHERVSETLNEYGFAVAIYRDKNGHPRPQKVFEVKRLADADDRLISVVSHLVCQNPHCTIPAVRCNIHHITAYSRGGETTNDNLCPLCRYHNLRNDDDPDHIQHGRVVTDPKTGTVWFRHPDGTIARNRHPANHRNALTYAQEIFEICDCST
- the rsmI gene encoding 16S rRNA (cytidine(1402)-2'-O)-methyltransferase, with translation MHELEPLPVGIIIVATPLGNIADASPRLAHALAQADFIAAEDTRRTRNLAQALGVSIRGQVLSNFDHNEHGRVAQLIEHARHASVAVITDAGMPVVSDPGFPLVQAAHDAGIPVTCFPGPSAVPTAIALSGLAVGKFAFDGFAPRRSGPRRAWLESLKTEERAVCFFESPHRIADTLAEAADILGADRQAAVARELTKKFEEVKRGTLSELAAWASDGLKGEITCVIAGVDRTKVVDVSDLVDEVNARVAQGERLKTVCSDVAQIHGVSKKELYNAVLESR